One genomic segment of Natranaeroarchaeum aerophilus includes these proteins:
- a CDS encoding DUF418 domain-containing protein, which produces MSPRSRPVEPAQTPVGSDDDTDRGPTEPEDRIVSLDVLRGFALLGILVINIWLFALPTIGWINPSLYGDFSGGNYVAWLVSHVFFEQKFITLFTFLFGAGIVLFTESKERKGQPARRLHFRRTFWLLVIGLAHAYLLWHGDILVTYALCGFVVVFARNWRPKRLLVLGLILFMLPTALYLLGGVGYTAADAGTQAEIEESILAGFGADPGAIEEEIAAYQGGWTGQVEYRAPEVFLGQTLGFATELFWTVGGLMLIGMSLYKWGILSNERSTSFYRRLLVAGGVPGLALILTGVWYRELVSWETGYVLLFARQLNYVGSLLLALGYVAAIMLLCRAAAGGRITTALSAVGRTAFSNYLFQTVVATTLFYGHGLGLFATLSRLELLGVVLLIWAIQIPLSIAWLNRFRFGPVEWLWRTLTYGSRQPMRLDS; this is translated from the coding sequence ATGAGTCCCCGTTCACGACCAGTCGAACCAGCACAAACTCCCGTCGGATCCGACGACGATACCGACCGCGGACCGACTGAGCCAGAGGATCGAATCGTCAGTCTCGACGTGCTCAGGGGGTTCGCACTGCTCGGGATTCTCGTCATCAACATCTGGTTGTTTGCGCTTCCGACGATCGGATGGATCAATCCGTCACTCTACGGCGACTTTTCAGGTGGCAACTACGTCGCCTGGCTCGTCAGCCACGTGTTCTTCGAACAGAAGTTTATCACGCTGTTTACCTTCCTCTTCGGTGCGGGAATCGTCCTGTTTACCGAGTCCAAAGAGCGAAAGGGACAGCCTGCCCGGCGATTGCATTTCAGGCGGACGTTCTGGCTCCTTGTGATCGGTCTCGCCCACGCCTACCTGCTGTGGCACGGCGATATCCTCGTCACATACGCACTCTGTGGATTTGTCGTCGTCTTTGCGCGTAACTGGCGGCCAAAGCGGCTCCTCGTCCTCGGCCTGATTCTGTTCATGCTCCCCACAGCGTTGTACCTGCTCGGTGGGGTCGGCTACACGGCAGCGGACGCCGGGACGCAGGCCGAGATCGAGGAGAGTATCCTGGCCGGATTCGGAGCCGATCCCGGCGCGATCGAAGAGGAGATCGCTGCGTATCAGGGGGGCTGGACTGGACAGGTCGAATACCGAGCGCCGGAGGTCTTCCTCGGACAGACGCTCGGATTCGCTACCGAGTTGTTCTGGACAGTCGGCGGGCTGATGCTCATCGGGATGTCGCTGTACAAGTGGGGTATCCTCTCGAACGAGCGGAGCACGTCGTTTTACCGACGACTGCTCGTCGCCGGGGGCGTCCCGGGACTGGCGCTGATCCTCACAGGCGTGTGGTATCGCGAGCTCGTCAGCTGGGAGACCGGCTACGTTCTCCTGTTTGCCCGGCAACTCAACTACGTCGGCTCCCTGCTGCTGGCACTCGGCTACGTCGCAGCAATCATGTTGCTGTGCCGGGCTGCAGCGGGTGGGCGTATCACGACGGCACTCTCCGCAGTCGGACGCACCGCGTTCTCGAACTACCTGTTCCAGACAGTGGTCGCGACGACGCTCTTCTACGGCCACGGACTGGGGCTCTTTGCGACTCTGAGCCGCCTCGAACTGCTCGGAGTTGTACTCCTGATCTGGGCGATACAGATCCCGCTGTCTATCGCCTGGTTGAACAGGTTCCGGTTCGGTCCCGTCGAGTGGCTCTGGCGAACGCTCACCTACGGGTCACGCCAGCCGATGCGGCTCGATTCCTGA
- a CDS encoding DUF7125 family protein, which produces MIAITGAKGGCGKSTVTVGLARAFARSETSAITVDADRQLPNLHVMTGLDREPTLAELKRGQSLDTIAQTDPESPTVGVVPAPKPSQPFEFEPHREAFDTDGTQLLVDCPSGAGPDVVEPVRQADGVIVVATDTDRGLDAAETSIELARRLDVPVYGAVLNQCSEVPTQANRWEGVPLLGCVPDRPSPLLNQTVEESFDEIVTRLSAQSAADRSLPEYGGDRLPVGTPELDDQLDGGVPPGSIVALVGEPSSQAEQLLYSATDVRGTLYISTLQPRGAVRQSIDTTGLPTGNPTIREVGGETPIEDATELIEKLPNAANLIIDGTDPLEQQDRSTYLSFLGTLKERLVDTDSIGLLHCLGDSSHRRTATLRAADIVLEFETIRPGIEGDAAHYVTIPKYRPADTATEPVTLTFATDSRTGPIESPTGSN; this is translated from the coding sequence ATGATCGCAATTACAGGTGCGAAAGGTGGCTGTGGAAAATCGACCGTAACGGTCGGGCTTGCGCGTGCGTTCGCCCGGTCAGAGACATCTGCGATTACGGTCGACGCCGACAGACAGCTCCCGAACCTGCACGTAATGACCGGTCTCGACCGTGAGCCGACCCTCGCGGAACTCAAGCGAGGGCAGTCGCTCGATACGATCGCACAGACCGATCCCGAATCGCCGACTGTCGGCGTCGTCCCTGCGCCAAAACCCTCCCAGCCCTTCGAGTTCGAGCCCCATCGCGAGGCGTTTGATACCGACGGCACACAGTTGCTGGTCGATTGTCCGTCCGGAGCCGGGCCCGATGTCGTCGAGCCGGTTCGACAGGCCGACGGCGTGATCGTCGTTGCGACCGACACCGACCGCGGGCTCGACGCCGCCGAAACGTCGATCGAACTGGCACGCCGACTCGACGTACCGGTCTACGGTGCCGTACTGAACCAGTGTTCGGAGGTTCCGACCCAGGCCAACCGCTGGGAGGGCGTTCCGTTGCTGGGCTGTGTTCCCGACCGGCCCTCCCCCCTGCTGAACCAGACCGTCGAGGAATCGTTCGACGAGATCGTCACGCGACTGTCGGCACAGTCGGCCGCCGACCGCTCCCTGCCCGAATACGGCGGGGACCGGCTCCCGGTCGGAACGCCGGAACTCGACGATCAACTCGATGGGGGCGTCCCACCGGGATCGATCGTTGCACTGGTCGGAGAGCCCTCCAGTCAGGCAGAGCAGCTTCTCTACTCTGCGACCGATGTCCGCGGCACTCTATATATATCGACTCTCCAGCCCCGCGGAGCCGTCAGGCAGTCGATCGATACGACCGGGCTGCCGACCGGCAATCCCACCATCAGGGAAGTCGGTGGCGAGACGCCGATCGAGGACGCCACAGAGCTCATCGAGAAGCTCCCGAACGCGGCGAACCTGATCATCGACGGCACGGACCCCCTCGAACAACAGGATCGATCCACGTATCTGTCCTTTCTCGGGACGCTCAAGGAGCGACTCGTGGATACTGACAGCATCGGACTGCTCCACTGTCTCGGTGACAGCTCGCATCGGCGAACCGCAACGTTACGCGCTGCCGATATCGTACTCGAGTTCGAAACGATCCGGCCGGGTATCGAGGGCGATGCGGCCCACTACGTGACGATCCCGAAGTATCGCCCGGCAGATACGGCCACCGAGCCGGTTACCCTGACGTTCGCTACTGACTCGCGAACCGGGCCGATCGAGTCTCCAACGGGATCAAACTGA
- a CDS encoding translation initiation factor eIF-2B, translated as MIDETVREITEMQTRSASHITVRAAEALLELLDREYRSTEEFQQDLERNSRVLKGANRSHAPLNTTQRRIITAVSDANLETVADAKTELERAVDEVITEVEESKEGAASRAASLIEDGDTILTHSNSSTATLALEYASDAGTEFTLYVTETRPNFFGRLTARQFADDENVDVRLIVDSAMGTALPDCDRVIVGMNCLIGDEVYNRVGTYPIAATAADLDVPMTIVGSSSKFIGDGFEFQQTYRSGSEVMLEPTEGFDIENPLYDRTPTRLLDQVVTEDGIIQF; from the coding sequence ATGATCGACGAAACCGTCAGAGAAATCACAGAGATGCAGACTCGTAGCGCCTCGCACATCACGGTCCGGGCGGCAGAGGCGCTGCTCGAATTGCTCGATCGAGAGTATCGCTCGACAGAGGAGTTCCAGCAGGATCTCGAACGCAACAGCCGGGTGTTGAAAGGCGCTAACCGGTCACACGCACCACTTAACACCACTCAACGGCGGATTATCACCGCTGTCTCGGATGCGAACCTGGAGACCGTCGCCGACGCGAAGACGGAACTGGAGCGGGCCGTCGACGAGGTGATCACGGAAGTCGAGGAGAGCAAAGAGGGTGCAGCCTCGCGAGCAGCAAGTCTCATCGAGGATGGTGACACGATTCTCACCCACTCGAACTCCTCGACGGCGACGCTGGCTCTCGAATACGCAAGCGATGCCGGAACGGAGTTCACACTGTACGTCACTGAAACGCGGCCGAACTTCTTCGGTCGGCTGACGGCTCGCCAGTTCGCCGACGACGAGAACGTCGACGTGCGGCTGATCGTCGACAGCGCGATGGGGACAGCCCTCCCTGACTGTGACCGGGTGATTGTCGGCATGAACTGTCTCATCGGAGACGAAGTCTACAACCGCGTGGGAACGTACCCGATCGCCGCCACCGCTGCTGATCTGGACGTGCCGATGACGATCGTCGGCTCCTCCTCGAAGTTCATCGGCGACGGCTTCGAGTTCCAGCAGACCTACCGGTCGGGCAGCGAAGTGATGCTCGAACCGACGGAGGGCTTTGACATCGAGAACCCGCTGTACGATCGCACGCCGACGCGCTTGCTTGATCAGGTCGTCACGGAAGACGGTATAATACAGTTCTGA
- a CDS encoding RNA 2'-phosphotransferase, with the protein MSNLGICNRHGYVSGTSCPDCGDAVDVVLASGRRTQLSKFLSGALRHFPDDAGLVLDERGWTTFDSVVDVVTDRYDWATREHVEAVVLTDPKGRFERDTGSEDSYAAGRIRAAYGHSVDVNLDPGETPVPDTLYHGTAPRHVDAILAEGLKPMSRQKVHLSGTRESALSVGERHADDPVLLVVDARRLQADGQRILKRGEDVYTTDRISAEYLEPVEPDDVGGSVS; encoded by the coding sequence ATGAGTAACCTTGGTATCTGTAATCGCCACGGCTACGTCTCGGGGACGTCCTGCCCGGACTGCGGAGACGCTGTCGACGTGGTGCTTGCGAGCGGTCGCCGGACACAGCTCTCGAAGTTCCTCAGCGGCGCGCTCAGACACTTTCCCGATGACGCTGGGCTGGTGCTAGACGAGCGAGGCTGGACGACCTTCGATTCGGTCGTCGACGTGGTCACTGATCGGTACGACTGGGCGACGCGTGAGCACGTCGAAGCGGTCGTTCTCACCGATCCGAAAGGGCGCTTCGAGCGGGACACGGGCAGTGAAGACAGCTACGCTGCGGGTCGGATCCGGGCCGCGTACGGCCATTCGGTCGACGTCAATCTCGATCCGGGGGAGACGCCGGTCCCGGACACGCTCTATCACGGTACTGCGCCGCGACACGTCGATGCAATCCTGGCGGAAGGGCTCAAACCGATGAGCCGCCAGAAAGTCCACCTCTCGGGAACGCGGGAGTCCGCGCTGTCGGTGGGTGAACGTCACGCCGATGACCCGGTCCTGTTGGTCGTCGATGCCAGACGTCTGCAAGCGGACGGCCAGCGGATCCTCAAGCGGGGCGAAGACGTCTACACGACCGATCGGATCTCGGCGGAGTATCTGGAGCCCGTGGAGCCCGACGATGTCGGCGGAAGCGTGTCGTGA
- a CDS encoding nucleoside deaminase, giving the protein MTDHAFDEFDHDAHMREALSLAREAAARGDEPFGSVLVRDDEVIMAESNRINTENDRRRHPELHLAYRACRELTPGERAETVMYTSTEPCPMCAGGMRKAGFAQVRYSVGGDELDELGGDSPPVRSAVILEDITAVVGPICNEAGREVHEAYGW; this is encoded by the coding sequence ATGACTGACCACGCTTTCGACGAGTTCGATCACGACGCACACATGCGCGAGGCGCTCTCACTTGCCCGCGAGGCGGCCGCCCGCGGCGACGAGCCCTTCGGTTCCGTGCTCGTCCGGGACGACGAGGTGATCATGGCCGAATCGAACCGGATCAATACGGAGAACGACCGACGTCGCCACCCGGAGCTACATCTGGCCTATCGGGCCTGCCGGGAGCTGACGCCCGGAGAACGCGCCGAGACAGTGATGTATACGAGCACGGAGCCGTGTCCGATGTGCGCCGGTGGGATGCGAAAGGCCGGGTTCGCACAGGTCCGATACAGTGTCGGGGGCGACGAACTCGACGAACTCGGTGGGGACAGTCCGCCGGTCCGTTCCGCGGTAATCCTCGAGGACATCACGGCCGTCGTCGGACCCATATGTAACGAGGCAGGCCGGGAGGTACACGAAGCGTACGGATGGTGA
- a CDS encoding orc1/cdc6 family replication initiation protein — protein sequence MDADDELFTREDPIFANKELLEINHLPEKNRIVGRDDEIQSLANAVNPAIFGQSPSNLLIYGKTGTGKSLCAKHVSGRLIETADQEGVTITYAYIDCSQDTTETQAVQSLAASINDPEKTGVSIPDKGISTATYYKRLWSILDAQYDVVLVILDEIDKLESDSILMQLSRAGEAGKIDDCKIGAIGISNKIKYKDRMDERVKSSLCEREFVFPPYDANQLRSIMNARKDAFRDGVLESGVIPRAAALAAQEHGDARKAIDMLRYAGEIAQANNADTVREEFVTDAREKAETDRFRELIRGATPHSRYVLQALTHLSVNEPEQDGFRTTAIYDVYERLCEDVGSDPLSLRRVRDLLKEHAFLDVLEQSRHSGGSAEGNFTKHRLLEDPDVVRDVLVNIE from the coding sequence ATGGATGCAGACGACGAGTTGTTCACCCGGGAGGATCCGATCTTCGCCAACAAGGAGTTACTGGAGATCAACCACCTCCCCGAGAAGAACCGGATCGTCGGCCGCGACGACGAGATCCAGTCGCTGGCCAACGCCGTCAATCCCGCTATCTTCGGGCAAAGCCCGAGTAACCTGCTGATTTACGGGAAGACGGGGACCGGAAAGTCCCTCTGTGCGAAGCACGTCTCCGGACGGCTGATAGAGACGGCTGACCAGGAAGGCGTGACCATTACATACGCGTACATCGACTGTTCGCAGGATACGACCGAAACGCAGGCAGTCCAGTCGCTCGCAGCGTCGATCAACGACCCCGAGAAAACTGGCGTCTCGATCCCGGACAAGGGAATCAGCACGGCGACCTACTACAAACGCCTCTGGTCGATTCTCGACGCCCAGTACGATGTCGTGCTCGTGATTCTCGATGAAATCGACAAGCTCGAATCGGACTCGATCCTGATGCAGCTCTCGCGGGCGGGCGAAGCAGGCAAGATCGACGACTGCAAGATCGGTGCGATCGGTATCAGCAACAAGATCAAGTACAAAGACCGGATGGACGAGCGTGTCAAGAGCAGCCTCTGTGAACGGGAGTTCGTCTTCCCGCCGTACGACGCAAACCAGCTCCGGTCGATTATGAACGCGCGGAAGGACGCATTCCGCGACGGCGTGCTTGAATCCGGCGTCATTCCACGGGCCGCCGCACTGGCGGCTCAGGAACACGGAGATGCCCGGAAGGCAATCGATATGTTGCGATATGCCGGTGAGATCGCACAGGCGAACAACGCCGACACGGTTCGTGAGGAGTTCGTCACCGACGCCCGCGAGAAGGCCGAGACCGACCGGTTCCGCGAGCTGATCCGCGGTGCGACGCCACACTCGCGGTACGTCCTGCAGGCGCTGACCCACCTCTCAGTCAACGAGCCTGAACAGGACGGCTTCCGGACGACTGCGATCTACGATGTCTACGAACGACTCTGTGAGGATGTCGGCTCGGACCCACTCTCGCTACGCCGGGTCCGCGACCTGCTGAAAGAACACGCGTTCCTCGATGTTCTCGAACAGTCCCGACACTCCGGCGGGAGCGCGGAAGGCAACTTCACGAAACACCGACTGCTAGAGGACCCCGACGTCGTCCGCGACGTCCTCGTGAACATCGAGTGA
- a CDS encoding MinD/ParA family ATP-binding protein, giving the protein MIVAVSGGKGGVGKSTTAWNLGRELDAVVVDADLSTADLPPGSGPDLHDVLAGRVEPVDAVETVGEVPILPCGRTLSGARAAELDRFGDIIERVERKWGRVVVDCPAGLARDVGVELRTADLAVLVTTPHKPALVDAYRTHDLADDLDTPVASVVVNRIESDRDREIADRLGRELGVDITTIESQSALAEAQAGWVPIRDYEPEASAATAYESLADRLERADERLSDRAESL; this is encoded by the coding sequence ATGATCGTCGCAGTCTCCGGTGGCAAGGGCGGGGTTGGCAAGTCCACGACGGCCTGGAATCTCGGCCGTGAACTGGACGCCGTCGTCGTCGATGCCGACCTGTCGACCGCGGACTTGCCCCCCGGTAGTGGCCCGGATCTGCACGACGTGCTCGCCGGACGCGTCGAGCCGGTCGACGCCGTCGAAACTGTCGGCGAGGTTCCGATTCTCCCCTGTGGCCGCACCCTCTCCGGTGCTCGTGCGGCCGAGCTCGATCGCTTCGGTGACATCATCGAGCGCGTCGAGCGCAAGTGGGGCCGCGTCGTCGTCGACTGCCCTGCCGGGCTGGCCCGTGACGTCGGCGTCGAACTCCGAACTGCCGATCTGGCGGTCCTCGTAACGACGCCGCACAAACCCGCGCTGGTCGACGCGTATCGCACGCACGACCTGGCGGACGATCTCGATACACCAGTCGCCAGCGTCGTGGTCAATCGCATCGAAAGCGACCGGGATCGCGAGATAGCGGACCGACTCGGCCGCGAACTCGGCGTCGACATCACGACGATCGAGAGCCAGTCCGCGCTGGCCGAGGCACAGGCCGGCTGGGTCCCGATCCGTGACTACGAGCCCGAGGCGAGCGCGGCGACAGCCTACGAGTCGCTTGCCGATCGACTGGAACGCGCGGACGAACGGCTCTCCGATCGCGCCGAATCGCTCTGA
- a CDS encoding PAS domain-containing sensor histidine kinase gives MTEVPHGNVDLDALTAAQHRALLEYASDVITIVDAEGKIRYQSPNSERIKGWAPETLVGENILDYVHPEDRDQVIEQFSGLVEGSGVIKETTEFRFRTKERGYIWLSVTGTAPGEEIPIDGYVTMSRDVSRRKAYEQRIREQRDDLETLNEVLRHDIRNDLQLIKGAAETLDEHVDEEGREFLATVRESADNAVSLTESAGDLAEVMLQSDGEIGSVSLDRILSEQIDALRATSPEAAVTVDDVPQVDVRAGELLASVFKNLLTNAVQHNHTAEPRIRISAEQDDEHVRVHVADNGPGVRDELKDEIFGKGEKGLESAGTGIGLYLVRTLVESYGGEVWVEDNEPDGAVFVVELLKAE, from the coding sequence GTGACCGAAGTTCCCCATGGAAACGTGGATCTGGACGCGCTCACCGCAGCGCAGCACCGTGCGCTCCTTGAGTATGCGTCCGACGTGATCACCATCGTCGACGCCGAGGGGAAGATCAGGTATCAGTCTCCCAACTCCGAACGAATCAAAGGATGGGCTCCCGAAACGCTGGTCGGTGAGAACATCCTCGATTACGTTCACCCCGAGGACAGAGACCAGGTCATCGAACAGTTTTCCGGTCTGGTCGAAGGCAGCGGCGTGATCAAGGAGACGACCGAGTTTCGGTTTCGGACGAAAGAGCGGGGCTACATCTGGCTGTCAGTGACCGGCACGGCACCCGGCGAGGAGATCCCGATCGATGGCTACGTGACGATGAGCCGGGACGTCAGTCGGCGCAAGGCATACGAACAGCGTATCCGTGAGCAGCGCGACGATCTCGAAACGCTCAACGAGGTCCTCCGCCACGATATCCGAAACGATCTCCAGTTGATCAAGGGGGCCGCGGAGACGCTCGACGAACACGTCGACGAGGAGGGCCGCGAGTTCCTCGCAACAGTGCGTGAAAGCGCCGACAACGCCGTGTCGCTCACGGAGTCCGCCGGGGATCTGGCCGAAGTGATGCTCCAGTCGGATGGAGAGATTGGGTCCGTGTCGCTGGATCGAATACTCTCCGAGCAGATCGATGCGCTCCGGGCGACGTCGCCGGAGGCGGCGGTGACCGTCGACGATGTGCCACAGGTCGATGTCCGCGCGGGGGAGTTGCTGGCCTCGGTGTTCAAAAACCTCCTGACGAACGCAGTCCAGCACAACCATACGGCCGAGCCCAGAATCAGGATCTCGGCCGAACAGGACGACGAACACGTGCGAGTGCACGTCGCCGACAACGGCCCCGGGGTTCGTGACGAGTTGAAAGACGAGATCTTTGGCAAGGGCGAGAAGGGGTTAGAGAGCGCGGGCACCGGGATTGGGCTGTATCTGGTCCGGACGCTGGTCGAGAGCTACGGCGGCGAGGTCTGGGTCGAGGACAACGAGCCCGACGGAGCGGTCTTCGTGGTGGAGCTCCTCAAAGCCGAGTGA
- a CDS encoding HAD family hydrolase, translated as MTYDTVVFDNDGVLVERTSFEVLRDATHETFSQFGVTDMDADHVDDMTVGATPADVEYICGQYDLVPDKFWRAREDALAAVQKDEVRAGRKTLYDDIDTLATLDVSMGIVSSNQQETVDFVLDYNDIRHRFGAAYGREPTIESLNLRKPNSHYLDRALADLDADSALFVGDNESDIRAAENAGIDSAFIRRPHRTNWELNVWPTWDIQSLEDLHRICS; from the coding sequence ATGACCTACGATACCGTCGTCTTCGATAACGACGGTGTCCTCGTCGAGCGAACGAGCTTCGAGGTGCTTCGGGACGCGACCCACGAAACCTTCTCGCAGTTCGGTGTGACCGACATGGACGCCGACCACGTTGACGACATGACCGTTGGGGCGACCCCCGCGGACGTTGAGTACATCTGTGGCCAGTACGACCTGGTTCCCGACAAGTTCTGGCGCGCACGGGAGGACGCCCTCGCCGCAGTCCAGAAAGACGAGGTCCGAGCGGGCCGGAAGACGCTGTACGACGACATCGACACACTGGCTACCCTCGACGTCTCGATGGGGATCGTCAGCTCGAACCAGCAGGAGACGGTCGATTTCGTACTCGATTACAACGACATCCGCCATCGGTTTGGCGCGGCCTACGGGCGCGAGCCGACGATCGAGAGTCTGAACCTGCGCAAGCCCAACTCCCACTATCTAGATCGTGCGCTAGCCGATCTCGATGCTGACTCGGCGCTGTTCGTGGGCGACAACGAATCCGATATCAGAGCCGCTGAAAACGCGGGGATCGATTCGGCCTTTATTCGTCGCCCGCACCGGACCAACTGGGAACTCAACGTCTGGCCGACGTGGGACATCCAGTCGCTGGAGGATCTGCACCGGATCTGTAGCTAG
- a CDS encoding transcription initiation factor IIB: MNTPTIAVPPDTACKTCHECGGEVRHTDDERICTECGLVLVRDRIDRGPDWRCLDDTGQRRTGAPVDRTRHDGGISTCIGYGEGTDITEARAQQLIRIRTLHNRSRFESKAERNRAYGFTEIKRIVSSRSLSRSIEEQACSLFESAQSEGLLSGRSIEGFSAGAVYAVCRVQSIPRTIEEIVAVARADRDELGVAYDALNRELGLPTGPISPLTYLPRYASELELANDIEMRAREYVDAIVTAGKLGGKNPSGVAAACLYMAAYDFGVDVTQTAAADVAGVSRMTIRSRITELKELD; encoded by the coding sequence ATGAATACTCCTACTATCGCTGTGCCGCCTGACACAGCCTGCAAGACCTGTCATGAGTGTGGGGGTGAAGTACGCCATACAGACGACGAACGGATCTGTACGGAGTGTGGGCTGGTACTGGTGCGAGACAGGATCGACCGCGGACCCGACTGGCGATGCCTCGACGATACTGGGCAGCGGCGAACCGGCGCGCCGGTCGATCGGACCCGTCACGACGGCGGGATATCGACATGCATCGGCTACGGGGAGGGGACCGATATCACAGAAGCGCGGGCACAGCAACTGATTCGAATCCGAACCCTCCACAACCGCTCTCGCTTCGAATCGAAGGCAGAGCGCAACAGAGCATACGGATTCACCGAGATCAAGCGGATCGTCTCGTCCCGATCGCTGTCGAGATCGATCGAAGAGCAGGCCTGCTCGCTGTTCGAGTCAGCCCAGTCGGAGGGACTGTTGAGTGGTCGGTCGATCGAAGGGTTCTCCGCGGGGGCGGTGTATGCCGTCTGTCGTGTCCAGTCGATCCCCCGGACGATCGAGGAGATCGTCGCCGTGGCCCGGGCGGATCGGGACGAACTCGGTGTCGCATACGACGCGCTCAACCGTGAACTCGGCCTACCGACCGGCCCGATCTCGCCTTTGACGTATCTCCCCCGGTATGCCAGCGAACTGGAACTGGCAAACGACATCGAGATGCGTGCACGGGAGTACGTCGATGCCATCGTTACGGCCGGTAAGCTCGGTGGAAAGAACCCGAGTGGCGTCGCAGCAGCCTGCCTGTACATGGCTGCGTACGATTTCGGCGTCGACGTCACCCAGACCGCGGCCGCGGACGTTGCCGGCGTCTCCCGGATGACGATTCGGTCGCGGATCACGGAGCTGAAGGAACTCGATTGA